The Sulfurospirillum diekertiae genomic sequence TGATGCTTCTATGGTTTACTACAAAGGTCAAACCCTCATTCATACAGAACCTGACTGGGCACTTACTCCACAAGAGGAAGAAGCCAATATGCCTTATCAAACGATGTTGGCTAATGGTTTTAATCCTACAATCAGTAAAGTTTTTAAAAGCCCTATTAATAAAATTGATAATATGGTTGCGGCGATTGCTCCTTTTAATGGAGATAGTGTGGCAACGTTGGTTGTTGAGATTAAAGATGTGGAAGAAAAAGTTTCTTCGAGTAACTTGGATGGAGGTTTTGCAGCACTTATCGATGTAGACCGAAGACTTCTTGTTGATCCAAATCCTAATTTTATCGGTAAGAAAATTTCTGAATTTAATCCAGAACTTGGCTGGATGGAAGAAAAAATATTTGCACTAAAGTCAGGATATATTGAATACCTTGTAAAGGGGAAAGTTTATTTGGCTTTTTTTGATACGATTGAATCTACAGGATGGAAAGTGGTACTCACGTTAAAAAAAGAAACTGCTTTTGCAAATTTGACGGTGCAAACAAAGAAGTTGATCTTGATTAGTGTAATCTTTTTTATTCTAGGTGCTATATTTATTGTTATCATTAATATTTTACATGAATATTGGAGACGCGAAATTGAGCTGAAACGAGATGAATATGAGTTTATTTTAGCACATCGTTCTCGCATCAGTGAGATAGGTGAACTCATCTCTGGGATTAATCATCAATTGCATCAACCTTTGAATTCTTTAAGTCTTTTATCCTCTTCAATGCTTTCCAAATCAAAAAATAAAACACTGACTTCTGAAGTTTTAGAAGAGAACCTTATCATGTCTCAAAAAGCTATTGCGCTTATGTCTACGACTATTGGGATGTTTCGAAACTTTTATAGGTTTGATGGAAATGCCACTACTTTTTGCTTAAAACAGTGTATAGACGGGGTTTTACAAGTTCTTTTATAT encodes the following:
- a CDS encoding PDC sensor domain-containing protein — translated: MKLEKKIILSIMGGMLLGFTAFLSINYSMMYETTSTEIYDKLKGKSADLTRDIEEWLGDKQRTALALARRAQNLQDRSPANVRNYLYLVNQSANIDASMVYYKGQTLIHTEPDWALTPQEEEANMPYQTMLANGFNPTISKVFKSPINKIDNMVAAIAPFNGDSVATLVVEIKDVEEKVSSSNLDGGFAALIDVDRRLLVDPNPNFIGKKISEFNPELGWMEEKIFALKSGYIEYLVKGKVYLAFFDTIESTGWKVVLTLKKETAFANLTVQTKKLILISVIFFILGAIFIVIINILHEYWRREIELKRDEYEFILAHRSRISEIGELISGINHQLHQPLNSLSLLSSSMLSKSKNKTLTSEVLEENLIMSQKAIALMSTTIGMFRNFYRFDGNATTFCLKQCIDGVLQVLLY